The window GCAGGAGGGTGGCCTCCATCCCAAAacctgaaacacaaaaacacatcaacatctAATGCAAGAAAACTATCCACATTTTGCTACTCTGCCTCAACAAGCAACGACCACCTGTTTATATAGTAGTGCATTATATTTATGTTAGAAATAGCACATGTGTTTATGCACATGCAGAAGAAACACTgtaaaaatctgtattttttcaattcaattcaatgggTCTTTATTGGGAGGCATGTTTATTAGCATTATTGCCaaagtattaaaataaaatagtacaCAATTCTTTATGTTGCTTTCACTACAACAAACGCAAAATACCATTTTAATTTCTACCTTTTGAGTTGCCCGCATGCAAACCCAGTGTTTCAGTTTGTCCTTGACTTTCTGCTCTTGAGCTTTCTTTTCCACCCTTTTCATTCCTCTTCACCGTCCTCCAACGATCACCCTTTCCTGTTTCACACTCACCTCCACAGTTCATGAGCTTCCTGACGTTGGTGGTGGACATCAGGTTGTGGGTTCTCAGGTAGTCGGCCAACTGGCCTCCAATCGGCACGATGATCGTCATCACCAGATGGGGCAAAGCTGACACCATTCCCACCTGGAAGAGGAAAGGGGGgagaagagtgtgtgtatgtatgtgtgtgagaaagagagatgaataTAGGGCTTTAATTCATTAGAGAATTAGAATAATGGGATGTTGACTGAAATTctcttttttcagttttctttctgaGCTGTGGTACACTGGAGGTTTAAGACGCTGACCATACCCAATCTGGCAGTATTTCCTGTCTCTCCCGGTATTTCCTGTCACCTCTATTAATCGTCTATTGCATGCTATCAAATAAAAGCCCATAAAGATAACAATGGTGTAATCACGCCCTCCCCAGACCCACATTATCAGTCTTGCTTTtgaattaaacatgaaatatcAATATATGAAGGACTGCACAAGTGTACATAATCTACTGATAATTCATAGACACCTCTCATAAGATTTGGTTAAGGAACCAAACCCACACCGTAAAGAAGAATTCTGTTattttttaaccttttattttctcaatcaCGCCTATTCTGGCTATATGTCATAATAAGGTTGCACTAGTCAACCCTTTAGTAGTTATTTGGGAACACAACTGCAATCCTCGTTTAGCCAAAGTGATGAGGTTAAAAAATACCAGAATTTCCATTTAACAGTTGAAGTgtttcagtttagtttagtttccaTTAAACTACTTTATAGACGATATATAGTCTCACCTTGCTGATCTCAAAGCCAAAGACTTCTTCAAAATAGGCTGGCTGGCTGATGAGCAGCAGGTAGAACGTCCAGCTCCTGCAGAAGTTGGCCACAATGATGGCGTAGACTGGCATGGAGGTGAAGAAGTGTCTCCATGGGGTTTTAAATTTCTGCCAACCAAAGGAATAAGATATTACTGGGATCCGCTGAATTCACTGAGATGGATCAAGAACTAGAGTCCGCTGAGTGtgtatgaatacatgtgtatatccagtgtttgtgtgcaggtcTAACAGATTGTCAGTGTCATATCATATAGAGCCATACATGCAGAGGATTAAGAAAGGAGGCGGACTCTCCGATTGCATCTTCAATGTACTTTCTCTCCTCCGGTGTGATGGTGGGATGGGCTGCGGGGCTCTCATACGACACCAGAATCCAAAACAAATACCAGAATATCCCAACGACgcctggaagaagaagagagagacagcagaagACACAGACATGGGTACAGTAGAAGAAGAGGGCACATGAGGGAGCTGCTCAGACTTCCTTCCAGGTTGATGCTAATGTTGTGACGTTAAGTTTACCAAGTTCAGCAGTGGCCAGGGAGAAAAACTGGATTTTGAACACCTGATGCAGACACATATAAATCcctgagatttaaaaaaaactctgccATTCAGTCTTGGTTGTAAGCAACATAAACACAGTAGTTAATGGATTtggaaacattttcatttgaactGAAAAGTGCCAGTGTGTGGATTAATATATTGCCTGGCTAATGGTACTGCCGTAAGGATACTAACCATAGACATAGAAGACTGAAGGCCACCCAGTGTATTGCACCAGTATCCCAGCTAAAGGCATTGCCACCACTGCCCCGGCATAGGATCCTAAGAAAGCATCAAATATAAAAAGCAACAAATTATTACTTATCCTCATAATCTCAAATTgcgtaatatatattattattcagcGGTCATAGAAATTCACATGTCCAATACTTTTAAAGGCTACTTGTCATACTCATTTCCAGCTTCATACTTATATGTTGGATTTCTACACAAACATGTTTGCATGCTTCAATGTTCAAAAACTCACTTTGTTGTTCTCGTACTGTCTATCTAAATATACACCTGCATTCAACCTCTGTTTTGACGTATTCATCAGCATGGTGTTGTTAGGCAATAGCGTGGGTCAACGTTTACTTACTGTCAGCTAATGTCATTCACATACACTGCAGCCGGAAATAAACTGCTACACATATAGAACTTTAAAACTGGAAAATTATCTATATATTGTATAGTTGTGACATCACAACCATATGGAAATACTGTTCGGCTCGTGTAAAGTCACAGTTTCTGAATACGtgtatttctttctaaaaaaaagagatattgaGTTTTGGGGATATGAGGTGAGATGATGTGAGAAACTTTACCACAAAAGGCTGTTGTGGCTAATCGACTTCTCTCAAGAGGAGGAGCCCACTTGGCCCAGATCCCGTGGCAGGCTGGGTAGGATACACCCTGTTGGACGCAACACAGTTAGGAAAACACTCCTGCATCTAGGAATACTCTTACACagcacatgtgcacacaggcACATACTTTACCTCAACAAGGCCCTGGCATATCCTAACCAGTATGACGCAGCTGTAATGGCAGCGAGCAGCAGATGGAATCAGCATGTTGAGGGTGGATGTGGCCACTATGGCAAAGCCAAACACTCTTAAACACACAGAAGAACACACACGCTGCTTCAGATCTAATATTCAACAGTAACAGATGAAAAGTTATATCACTGCTCCTACACCTTCTTGGCATTTGTTTATAAGGACGATGTTGAAATGACTTTatttctgaatgtgtgtgttttgatactGCTCCATAggtgttcattatttttttgaCTTGCACAAAAGTTACCCTATTTACTGTAGACAAGGTTCCTGTATGCCAGATTATATTGTAATGTGAAGACATTCACCTGTTGGCTGCAAATCTTTGACATATAAAGCCACCCGGGATCTGTGTGACGATGTAGCCCCAGAAGAAGGAGCCGTGGATCATTCCCACTGTCTCGGGGTCCCAGGTGAACTGTGCAGCCTGGAGAGAagaacatacatacattcaaagTGTAGTCACGTCAAAACAGAAGAGATAACTGTCATTGGATCACATGGTTGATATACTCTCAGCTTGTAATACACATTAGTAAATATCTTggtataataattaataatttaacattttcacTACAAAATGAGTAAGTACAGTGCTGATTAAGATAAGGAACAAGGCAGACGTCCTtgtcaaagacaaacaaactaCATTCAAAATCTTTGATTTCTGCTTTGCCACTTACCACGAGTACTTCCTTGTTGCCTTTGAAGACAGTGTGGTCGTTCACCATGCTTACAATGGCCACCCCCAGGTTGCACCGGATGCCAAAAGAGATGCAGAATCCCAGGCCAGACAGGATCGCGATGATGTAGCGCCTCGGAAGGCCAAAGCAGGTACAGTCCACCACCggcagctccttctcctccaccagctcaGGACGGCCCTCCGCTGATAGTTCAATGGTTTCTCCATTGGGCTGCCGTTTCTCAATCAGCCTGAggggagacaaagacacagtgTACAGGAGAGGAGAACTACAAGCCAGCCTCTGCACTTTAGAAAAATAATTAGCTTCCAAAGATATCTTTGGCTTCAGGGAATTGTTTATAAAATCATGCACAGGATATTTCCATTTGATATTGAAATGCTGCCATGAAGAATCATGCATTTTTTGGTATATTTGGTTTGTTGAACCACTTCAACATACGTTTACAGTGATGGACACACTCGAGAGTAGAGACAGTGTAAAAATGGTGAATTTTTACAGAGCCTGACTGGTATAATCAGTTCTAACAGTCCAACTGCAAGAATATATATAagttactttattatttttgttcacGGTCCAACAAGCTCATTGaagtattacattacattacattacatgtcatttagctgacgcttttatccaaagcgacttacaataagtgcattaaaccgtgagtccaaactcagaacaacaagaatcaagcaagtacaatttcttcaataaagttaaactacaaagtactatccgtaagtgccatttaagtgctactaaagtgctatcggtaagggacatttaagtgctactacggcatttaagtgctacctattcaaggtatagtcgaaaaagatgtgtttttagtttgcgccggaagatgtagagactttctgctgtcctgatgtcaatgggaaagctcgttccaccaatgaggagccagcacagcaaacagtcgtgatttagctcgaagtgaaggagctacaagcagattggcagaagccgagcgaagtgaacgggctggggtgtacggtttgaccatgtcctggatgtagaccggtcCTGGATGTAGATTTGAAGTACTCAAATGTAGACTGGCAAATAACAAACTACAGACATTTCATatgaaaaaaagggggagaggtGACAGTGAGGTGAAATGCTAATGCACTTCTCCTCTGGGGAACACACCTTGCCTAACATGGAAACATTGGCTCAAAAGTGGAGTAAAGGGAACATTTGTGGTTCAGGCGATTCTGTAAAAAGAAATCGAGAGAAAAGCGAGAAACATGGTGGCCTGGTGTCAGATCCCTGAGGAAAACAATGCTTCTTTTCATCTTTCGTGTACATCTTCCGGATACCACGTGGCTCTCTGCATTTCTCagaatttaatatattttcacaAATGTGTGGGAGACGTTATGTTATTTTGAGGCTGTGCGTATCTTTCACTGCTGGGATTTTGTAGAATTTCCCTTCTTTTCAtggttcctctctctctttctctctcacacaactcAACGCAGACGACATGCACCGTGTTGGAGTCGTGTCTGACTCAGCATTTCCCAGTGTGTGGAAGCAGCTGTCACTGGCCGAGGAGCGGCTCCCCCAGTGTCCACTCCTCCAGGACCGGTGCTGTTCAAGATGTCCAGTCTCTCAGATGCAAACAGGAGCCCTCTAGAGGCCCAGCTCTGTGTGTTTATCCTATGAAGGTATTCAGACGGTGAACAGAGACAATGAAAGAGTTTGATTGCCAATTCACTGAATGGCAACATTTTGTAGACAGAGTAATCAATATTTAAAGTGTTATTTCCAAAAAGTAatccatttttttaatctaaaatgatttcgttttttttgtcatcacaaAAAACTTCTGCGTTTACCATTAAATTGCCTTTATTAATTAGCAGTTTGCCTCAGTAGAGATCCATGTGCCATTATTTTAGGCTGACCATCTTTTTCCAAATGGTGGGTCAAATCTGTCTTCTCTGTTTGACTTCCACAGAAGTCAAACAGAGAAGACAGGAGAGCGGCCATCTGTGTATCATAACCTCCATACtctcaagcccccccccccccccccccccccccccccccccccccccccttattttattaacactcacacgcacacagttgtgttttcatgacttttggggacattatATTGACTTACATTAATTTTCTATCCACTACCACTTCCATCCTTACCCTATAATGTAATGACTTACGTTACGTTGATGTGCACTATGTCGCTGAAAGGAAGGCAAATCTCCACAATGTGACTTTTTAATCAGATttacatgcatgcacgcacacacacacacaca of the Cyclopterus lumpus isolate fCycLum1 chromosome 8, fCycLum1.pri, whole genome shotgun sequence genome contains:
- the slc17a7a gene encoding LOW QUALITY PROTEIN: solute carrier family 17 member 7a (The sequence of the model RefSeq protein was modified relative to this genomic sequence to represent the inferred CDS: inserted 1 base in 1 codon) is translated as MEIRPDRFKAAAGRTLGKINRLIEKRQPNGETIELSAEGRPELVEEKELPVVDCTCFGLPRRYIIAILSGLGFCISFGIRCNLGVAIVSMVNDHTVFKGNKEVLVAAQFTWDPETVGMIHGSFFWGYIVTQIPGGFICQRFAANRVFGFAIVATSTLNMLIPSAARCHYSCVILVRICQGLVEGVSYPACHGIWAKWAPPLERSRLATTAFCGSYAGAVVAMPLAGILVQYTGWPSVFYVYGVVGIFWYLFWILVSYESPAAHPTITPEERKYIEDAIGESASFLNPLHKFKTPWRHFFTSMPVYAIIVANFCRSWTFYLLLISQPAYFEEVFGFEISKVGMVSALPHLVMTIIVPIGGQLADYLRTHNLMSTTNVRKLMNCGGFGMEATLLLVVGFSHTKGVAISFXVLAVGFSGFAISGFNVNHLDIAPRYASILMGISNGVGTLSGMVCPLIVGAMTKHKTRDEWQYVFLIASLVHYGGVIFYGLFASGEKQPWADIEDTSEEKCGIIDEDELGNETEELYRGGGQYGAMSKPVVGSNRGRTGEGGEAGGGGGGGGGGGGPGWVSDWDKSEEYVQPPGYNSYKYGGEDERELT